A single Crateriforma conspicua DNA region contains:
- a CDS encoding ATP-binding protein yields MPKNDTKANTPDPKVFEKLSAFYLGRHYDLQQGEMLDDLLMYDAKDLCTHAMCVGMTGSGKTGLCLSLLEEAAIDGIPAICVDPKGDLANLLLTFPDLKPEDFKPWLESGEATRQGKTLDELAESTATMWRDGLASWGQDGQRIRRLKEAVDVAIYTPGSNIGLPMTVLRSFDAPTPEELEDGEAVAERITGAVSGLLTLIGIDADPMVSPEHILVSSILQHEWSEGKSVAVAQLIRLIQSPPISRVGVLDLESFMPATERAKLAMRLNNLLASPAFASWLEGESLSIQDLYFTAEGKPRLTILSIAHLNENERMFFVTILLNELLAWTRRQSGTSSLRAMFYMDEVAGYFPPVANPPSKPPMLTLLKQARAFGVGITLATQNPVDLDYKGLSNIGTWFLGRLQTERDKARVLEGLEGAASESGQTFDRGQMEQTLAGLGKRVFLMNNVHDGFPSVFQTRWAMSFLAGPLARNQISRLMRDRKKAMAAAQTDAGDEDDAGQSDQPRPVVPAGIEECFLVPQVRSTKGCKRIYRPALLVEGSMRFSKSSLDLEHWRDICHLERCDHGLSDPLWETSAPLHRDVERSDEPEPDFVFKDLPNELISKAKYRTYRSQFKDYMYRHCTFTLYRSVLLDEEAKDSKNRGEAMAYFRQRYREEKDRLEEKLRDKIQSKVRTLENKLHKAQERVDREAAQSSSSMISAGATLVQGVLGAFLGGRRTGMSTVARSATYANRQRLDVKQAEQAMDRLRDDISALEDELGREIDRLNETYDPERIEIDTTEIPPRKGDLKAETPVIAWVPWQVDADGIATPLVPLEPSLES; encoded by the coding sequence ATGCCCAAGAACGACACCAAAGCCAACACGCCTGATCCGAAGGTCTTTGAGAAACTGTCCGCGTTTTACCTGGGGCGTCATTACGACCTGCAGCAGGGCGAAATGTTGGACGACCTGCTGATGTACGACGCCAAAGACCTGTGCACACACGCGATGTGCGTCGGGATGACGGGCAGCGGCAAGACGGGGTTGTGCTTGTCACTGTTGGAAGAGGCCGCGATCGATGGTATCCCGGCGATCTGTGTCGATCCCAAAGGAGATTTGGCGAACTTGCTGTTAACGTTTCCCGATCTGAAACCGGAGGATTTCAAGCCTTGGCTGGAATCGGGCGAAGCCACCCGGCAAGGAAAAACACTGGATGAACTGGCCGAATCCACCGCGACGATGTGGCGTGACGGGCTGGCGTCGTGGGGACAAGACGGCCAGCGAATCCGTCGGCTGAAGGAAGCGGTCGATGTGGCGATTTACACACCCGGCAGCAACATCGGTTTGCCCATGACGGTGCTACGTAGTTTCGATGCACCGACACCCGAAGAACTGGAAGACGGCGAAGCGGTGGCCGAACGAATCACCGGCGCGGTCAGCGGTTTGCTGACGTTGATCGGGATCGACGCCGATCCGATGGTGTCGCCCGAACATATTTTGGTCTCGTCGATCCTGCAGCACGAATGGTCCGAGGGAAAGAGCGTCGCGGTCGCGCAACTGATTCGCTTGATCCAATCGCCACCGATCAGCCGGGTCGGTGTCTTGGATCTTGAATCGTTCATGCCGGCGACCGAGCGTGCCAAATTGGCCATGCGATTGAACAACTTGCTGGCGTCCCCCGCGTTCGCGTCATGGTTGGAAGGCGAATCGCTGTCGATCCAGGATCTGTATTTCACCGCCGAAGGCAAACCGCGTCTGACGATTCTTTCGATCGCTCATTTGAATGAGAACGAGCGGATGTTTTTCGTCACGATTCTGCTGAACGAATTGTTGGCTTGGACGCGACGGCAATCGGGCACCAGTTCATTGCGGGCGATGTTTTACATGGATGAAGTGGCGGGGTACTTTCCGCCGGTCGCCAACCCACCGTCCAAACCGCCGATGTTGACGCTGTTGAAACAGGCCCGTGCGTTCGGTGTGGGGATCACACTGGCCACGCAAAACCCGGTCGACCTGGATTACAAAGGCCTGTCCAACATTGGGACTTGGTTCTTGGGACGTCTGCAAACCGAACGCGACAAGGCACGTGTCTTGGAAGGCTTGGAAGGTGCCGCATCCGAATCGGGCCAAACCTTTGATCGGGGCCAAATGGAACAGACGTTGGCCGGTTTGGGCAAACGCGTCTTTCTAATGAACAACGTCCACGATGGTTTCCCGTCGGTTTTTCAAACACGATGGGCCATGTCATTTTTGGCCGGACCTCTGGCCAGAAATCAAATCAGCCGGTTGATGCGGGACCGCAAAAAGGCGATGGCCGCCGCCCAAACGGATGCGGGCGATGAAGACGATGCCGGGCAATCCGATCAGCCGCGACCCGTCGTGCCGGCGGGCATCGAGGAGTGTTTTCTGGTGCCACAAGTGCGATCCACCAAAGGTTGCAAGCGGATCTATCGTCCGGCATTGCTGGTCGAAGGATCCATGCGATTTTCCAAATCCAGCTTGGACCTGGAACACTGGCGTGACATTTGCCACTTGGAACGATGTGACCACGGATTATCGGATCCGCTGTGGGAAACAAGTGCTCCGCTGCATCGCGATGTCGAACGAAGTGATGAACCGGAGCCCGACTTTGTTTTCAAAGATCTGCCGAACGAATTGATCAGCAAAGCAAAGTATCGGACCTATCGATCGCAGTTCAAAGATTACATGTATCGTCACTGCACCTTCACGTTGTATCGGTCCGTGTTGCTGGACGAAGAAGCCAAGGATTCCAAGAATCGTGGCGAGGCGATGGCCTATTTCCGTCAACGCTATCGCGAGGAAAAGGACCGCTTGGAAGAAAAACTGCGCGACAAGATCCAGTCCAAGGTTCGGACGCTGGAAAACAAACTGCACAAAGCACAGGAACGTGTCGATCGCGAAGCGGCGCAGAGTTCGTCGTCGATGATTTCGGCCGGCGCAACCCTAGTTCAGGGCGTCTTGGGAGCATTTTTGGGCGGTCGCCGAACCGGAATGTCGACCGTTGCCCGCAGTGCAACTTACGCCAATCGCCAGCGTTTGGACGTCAAGCAGGCCGAACAAGCGATGGACCGCCTGCGCGATGATATTTCTGCGTTGGAAGATGAACTGGGCCGCGAAATCGATCGGCTGAACGAAACCTATGATCCCGAGCGGATCGAGATCGACACCACGGAAATTCCGCCTCGCAAAGGTGACTTGAAAGCGGAGACACCGGTCATTGCTTGGGTGCCCTGGCAGGTGGACGCCGACGGGATTGCCACACCGTTGGTTCCATTGGAGCCATCGTTGGAATCGTGA
- a CDS encoding thioredoxin domain-containing protein — protein sequence MPNRLAESLSPYLLQHQNNPVDWFPWCNEAFQLAKKLDRPIFLSVGYAACHWCHVMEHESFENEAIAEFLNNYFISVKVDREERPDVDQIYMNAVQVMSGRGGWPMSVFLDHDRRPFYAGTYWPPTQRAGMPGFAQVLDAIAAAWQDRRDEVVHHADQITAALTQLAKGTGDSVDQPADDVELARRIVRQACDQLVRVLDRNDGGFGGAPKFPHATDLLLLLSQVAVKPNVDYRGACELTLNKMAAGGIFDHIGGGFARYSVDSKWLVPHFEKMLYDNALLATTYTRGFQVTGSGHFAAVADATLRYMARDMVDPSGGLHCSEDADSEGVEGKFYVWKPGQVTAVLGKDRSDRFAQIYDITDAGNFEGTSIPNRLHATDPNAWDLEPQALETQLAADRESLRQARQKRVRPGRDDKIITAWNALAIDAFAVAGAVFDSQEWIDVATKAGQFLCSRMRRDDGRLLHAFRAGTAHLDAYVDDYALTASAFVTLYQVTADKTWIDTANQLVDSMIEHFWDDTEGGFYYTADDSETLITRNKDWHDGSLVSGNGAAVNVLLTLADLTGNDRYRQHAQRTLNTAAEILQSQSAAAASLVIELDRLHRGNRQMVLAVPSKSDVPAWRGKLFAKHRSHTTLAWHLGDADNVALADQKSCVDGRPTLYVCEDFTCGQPLTADSVVSALAE from the coding sequence ATGCCGAATCGACTTGCCGAATCGTTAAGCCCCTATCTGCTGCAACACCAAAACAACCCGGTCGACTGGTTCCCCTGGTGTAACGAAGCGTTCCAGTTGGCCAAGAAACTGGACCGGCCGATCTTTCTGTCGGTCGGTTACGCGGCTTGCCACTGGTGCCATGTGATGGAACACGAGAGCTTCGAAAACGAAGCGATCGCAGAGTTTCTGAACAACTACTTCATCAGTGTGAAAGTCGACCGCGAAGAACGACCCGACGTCGACCAGATTTACATGAACGCCGTCCAGGTGATGAGCGGCCGTGGTGGTTGGCCGATGAGCGTGTTCCTGGATCACGATCGGCGTCCGTTTTATGCCGGGACGTATTGGCCGCCGACACAGCGCGCCGGGATGCCCGGTTTCGCGCAAGTCCTGGATGCCATCGCAGCGGCATGGCAGGACCGTCGCGACGAAGTGGTGCATCATGCGGATCAAATCACCGCGGCATTGACGCAACTGGCCAAGGGCACCGGCGATTCGGTCGACCAACCCGCCGATGACGTCGAACTGGCACGCCGTATCGTCCGTCAAGCCTGCGACCAACTGGTCCGGGTCCTGGACCGCAACGACGGCGGTTTTGGCGGCGCGCCCAAGTTCCCTCATGCGACCGACCTGTTGTTGCTGTTGTCACAAGTCGCCGTCAAACCGAACGTCGATTATCGCGGTGCCTGCGAATTGACGCTGAACAAAATGGCCGCCGGTGGCATCTTCGATCACATCGGTGGTGGATTTGCCAGGTACAGCGTCGACAGTAAATGGCTGGTACCGCACTTCGAAAAGATGCTTTACGACAACGCACTGCTGGCGACCACATACACGCGTGGTTTCCAAGTCACAGGCAGCGGCCACTTCGCCGCCGTTGCAGACGCCACGCTGCGTTACATGGCACGCGACATGGTCGACCCGTCCGGCGGTCTGCACTGCAGCGAAGACGCCGATAGCGAAGGCGTTGAAGGCAAGTTTTACGTCTGGAAACCCGGCCAGGTGACGGCGGTGCTGGGCAAGGATCGCAGCGATCGGTTTGCCCAGATCTATGACATCACCGATGCCGGAAACTTCGAAGGCACATCGATCCCCAACCGACTGCACGCGACGGATCCCAACGCCTGGGACTTGGAACCCCAAGCCTTGGAAACGCAATTGGCCGCCGATCGCGAATCCTTGCGACAGGCACGTCAAAAACGCGTGCGACCGGGCCGCGACGACAAAATCATCACCGCCTGGAACGCGCTTGCCATCGACGCGTTTGCCGTCGCCGGCGCCGTGTTCGACAGCCAAGAATGGATCGACGTCGCGACCAAAGCAGGGCAGTTCTTGTGTTCACGCATGCGACGTGATGATGGTCGTTTGTTGCACGCGTTTCGGGCGGGAACCGCGCACTTGGACGCCTATGTGGACGATTATGCGTTGACCGCATCGGCGTTCGTCACGCTGTACCAAGTGACTGCCGACAAGACTTGGATCGACACGGCAAACCAGCTTGTCGACAGCATGATCGAACATTTCTGGGACGATACCGAGGGCGGTTTCTATTACACCGCGGATGATTCCGAAACTTTGATCACCCGAAACAAAGACTGGCACGACGGCAGTCTGGTCAGCGGCAACGGCGCCGCGGTCAACGTGTTGCTGACGCTGGCCGACCTGACCGGCAATGACCGATATCGACAACACGCTCAGCGAACGCTGAACACCGCGGCGGAAATCCTGCAAAGCCAATCGGCCGCGGCCGCGTCGTTGGTGATCGAACTGGATCGCCTTCATCGCGGCAACCGCCAGATGGTTCTGGCGGTCCCGTCCAAATCGGATGTCCCGGCTTGGCGCGGCAAACTGTTTGCCAAGCATCGCAGCCACACCACACTGGCTTGGCATTTGGGCGATGCTGACAACGTGGCGTTGGCCGATCAAAAGTCCTGTGTCGACGGCCGGCCGACGCTCTATGTCTGTGAAGACTTCACCTGTGGCCAGCCGCTGACCGCTGATTCCGTGGTGTCGGCGTTGGCGGAATAG
- a CDS encoding DNA gyrase subunit B, with protein MSDPQSTDPQPTDPQSPDSQESAQQPAGQPAAAAPAANSEYTDKDLQHLSDLEHVRERPGMYIGDTTGRGLHHLVYEVVDNSIDEAMAGFAKTVSVTVHTDGSVTVEDDGRGIPVTRHDQLSEELDREVSTLEGVMTVLKFGGKFEKGAYQTSGGLHGVGVTVVNFLSQWAEVEVSRDGSTWTQEYERGVPTGPIQKGRATKKSGTKTTFKPDNQIFSTTKYNFDTLAKRLQELAFLNSGVHIRFHDERNGEGGDFLYERGIIEFVEHLNRASDVLHSDVIVFTGSREGVEYEIAMQYSTEFTENVQSYVNNIHTIEGGTHVSGFRTALTRTLNNYGKKENLFKNTTPTGDDFREGLTTVISVRVPHPQFEGQTKTKLGNGEVDGIIAGGVGEQLTKYLEENPRVAKTIVRKGLLAAEAREAARKAKDLLRKRKDALGGGGLPGKLRDCISKKMEECEIYLVEGDSAGGSAEGGRMREYQAILPLRGKIINAYKSREDKVLANEEVQSMIQAIGTGIGADQDISKRRYNKVVIMTDADVDGSHIRTLLLCFFYRQMYHLVAGGHVFVAQPPLYRVQQGRNRYYVQTDEEMRTRLLERGLSDSVLESEDGRRAEGDTMRSLATTLASIEDAIVALERRGTSLKNHAVRLDPVTGKLPTFLLTAGNDEHWFGSQEDVDAFLSANNLVLDVEENEDDEEAEANSEGQGDGDGDGDGDAEPKEVTEIVNLAHLEEIHEVRTINSGLKDLQPVGFGLDDLIPVDRTGTTAPRFELLRGDEVRRPLDDLRALLPEIRSAGEKGLQLTRFKGLGEMNAEELRETTLDPENRTLIKVNLTDAGAADEMFRLLMGDKVEPRREFIEKHALDVRNLDV; from the coding sequence ATGAGCGATCCTCAGTCAACCGATCCACAGCCCACTGATCCTCAGTCGCCCGATTCCCAGGAATCTGCCCAGCAACCCGCCGGCCAACCGGCCGCGGCGGCTCCGGCAGCCAATTCGGAATACACCGACAAGGACCTCCAGCACCTTTCGGACTTGGAACACGTCCGCGAGCGGCCGGGGATGTACATCGGGGACACGACCGGGCGCGGGCTGCACCACTTGGTGTACGAGGTCGTGGATAACTCGATCGATGAAGCGATGGCGGGCTTCGCCAAAACCGTCTCGGTCACCGTCCACACCGACGGCAGCGTCACGGTCGAAGACGACGGCCGCGGCATTCCGGTGACCCGTCACGACCAACTGTCCGAAGAATTGGACCGCGAGGTCAGCACGCTCGAGGGCGTGATGACGGTCTTGAAGTTCGGCGGCAAATTCGAAAAAGGTGCCTACCAAACTTCCGGCGGTCTGCACGGCGTGGGCGTGACGGTCGTCAATTTCCTGTCGCAGTGGGCCGAGGTCGAAGTCAGCCGTGACGGTTCGACGTGGACCCAGGAATACGAACGCGGCGTCCCCACCGGCCCGATCCAAAAAGGACGTGCCACTAAAAAATCGGGCACCAAGACCACGTTCAAACCTGATAACCAGATCTTCAGCACCACCAAGTACAACTTCGACACGCTGGCCAAACGGCTGCAGGAACTCGCATTCCTGAACAGTGGCGTTCACATCAGATTTCATGATGAACGCAACGGCGAAGGCGGTGATTTTCTGTACGAACGCGGCATCATCGAATTCGTCGAACACCTCAATCGCGCCAGCGACGTCCTGCACAGCGACGTGATCGTCTTCACCGGCAGTCGCGAAGGCGTCGAATACGAAATCGCGATGCAGTACAGCACCGAGTTCACCGAAAACGTCCAGTCGTACGTCAATAACATTCACACGATCGAAGGCGGCACGCACGTCTCAGGTTTTCGTACCGCGCTGACGCGGACGTTGAACAATTACGGCAAGAAAGAAAACCTGTTCAAGAACACGACGCCAACCGGCGACGATTTTCGCGAAGGTCTGACCACAGTGATCAGCGTGCGCGTGCCGCACCCGCAATTCGAAGGGCAAACCAAGACCAAGCTGGGCAACGGCGAAGTCGACGGCATCATCGCCGGCGGCGTTGGCGAACAGCTGACCAAGTACTTGGAAGAAAACCCCCGCGTCGCCAAGACGATCGTCCGCAAAGGTCTGTTGGCAGCCGAGGCACGCGAGGCGGCCCGAAAAGCCAAGGACTTGCTTCGCAAGCGGAAAGACGCCTTGGGCGGCGGTGGTTTGCCCGGAAAACTTCGCGACTGCATCAGCAAGAAGATGGAGGAGTGCGAAATCTATCTGGTCGAAGGTGATTCGGCCGGCGGATCGGCCGAAGGCGGACGGATGCGTGAATACCAGGCCATCCTGCCGCTGCGTGGAAAGATCATCAACGCGTACAAATCGCGCGAAGACAAGGTCTTGGCCAACGAAGAAGTCCAGTCGATGATCCAGGCCATCGGCACCGGCATCGGAGCCGATCAAGACATCAGCAAGCGGCGGTACAACAAAGTCGTCATCATGACGGACGCCGATGTGGACGGCAGCCACATTCGGACGCTGTTGTTGTGCTTCTTTTACCGCCAGATGTACCACTTGGTCGCCGGTGGCCACGTGTTCGTCGCTCAACCGCCGCTGTATCGCGTGCAGCAGGGACGGAATCGGTACTACGTCCAAACCGATGAAGAAATGCGGACGCGATTGCTGGAACGCGGTCTGTCCGATTCGGTACTGGAATCCGAAGACGGACGCCGCGCCGAAGGCGACACGATGCGATCGCTGGCCACCACGCTGGCGTCGATAGAAGACGCCATCGTTGCCTTGGAACGACGTGGCACCAGTCTTAAGAATCATGCCGTTCGTTTGGACCCGGTGACCGGAAAGCTGCCGACGTTCCTGTTGACCGCCGGCAACGACGAACACTGGTTCGGTTCCCAGGAAGACGTCGATGCATTCTTGAGCGCAAACAATCTGGTGCTGGACGTCGAGGAAAACGAAGACGACGAGGAAGCCGAAGCAAACAGCGAGGGCCAGGGCGATGGCGATGGCGATGGCGATGGCGATGCCGAGCCTAAGGAAGTCACCGAGATCGTGAACTTGGCCCACTTGGAAGAGATTCACGAAGTTCGCACGATCAACAGCGGATTGAAAGACCTGCAACCGGTCGGGTTCGGGTTGGATGACTTGATCCCGGTCGACCGCACCGGAACGACCGCACCGCGTTTCGAACTACTGCGGGGCGACGAGGTTCGCCGACCGCTGGACGATCTTCGAGCTCTGTTGCCCGAGATCCGCAGCGCCGGTGAAAAGGGTCTACAGCTGACTCGTTTCAAAGGCTTGGGTGAAATGAACGCCGAAGAACTTCGCGAAACGACCTTGGACCCCGAAAACCGAACGCTGATCAAAGTCAACTTGACCGACGCCGGCGCGGCCGACGAAATGTTCCGGTTGTTGATGGGTGACAAGGTCGAACCGCGTCGCGAATTCATCGAAAAGCACGCGCTTGACGTCCGCAATCTGGACGTCTGA
- the rnhA gene encoding ribonuclease HI, translating into MKPVDLYTDGACSGNPGPGGWAFILRCGSTGKQVERSGGDNPTTNNKMELMAVIKGLELLKEPCDVTLHADSTYVGQGINSWMAGWKRRGWKRKDGSKLVPVKNVELWKRLDELMQTHRVKFRHVKGHAGHTENERCDELAVAAYQKYLHHSSR; encoded by the coding sequence ATGAAACCCGTTGATTTGTATACCGATGGCGCCTGCAGCGGTAATCCTGGACCGGGCGGTTGGGCGTTCATTTTGCGGTGCGGGTCGACGGGGAAACAGGTCGAACGCAGTGGCGGGGACAACCCGACGACCAACAACAAGATGGAATTGATGGCCGTCATCAAAGGCTTGGAATTGCTGAAGGAACCATGCGACGTCACCCTGCATGCCGACAGCACCTATGTCGGGCAGGGCATCAACAGCTGGATGGCCGGATGGAAACGTCGCGGCTGGAAACGCAAAGACGGTTCAAAACTGGTCCCGGTCAAGAACGTCGAATTGTGGAAGCGTTTGGACGAATTGATGCAGACGCATCGCGTCAAATTTCGGCACGTCAAAGGCCACGCCGGCCACACCGAAAACGAACGCTGTGACGAACTGGCCGTCGCCGCGTACCAAAAATACTTACACCATTCGTCTCGTTAG
- a CDS encoding sensor histidine kinase: MLRLLQSLISSMSLERKCLLFFGSALLVLMFGAFAVVQVLARGLVLNTTKQRALDFKPHALETLHEQAFWNDQDFASEAAETKRTALDKLHKQLLGDKMRFQILGLDHSDSPGFSNLPPRLAPELPELLRKLENLEAEFRRRLANRIASSGVDITHPIDLGDDEAMARIGAGSNPVALGEEVDNNEYVLYTPIWPDETCVSCHAPIGQSNQSLSNEDPVARAAQYPFRVMKVTMPNSGTNASTEGIRAIIIAMAMLIVAATLYVMHAIVRYLVLQPLYHLRDVSDAITHGDTSQRALIDTEDEFRELADAFNRMLRHLTETQSQIEDVNRELDARVDQFAQLNLQLYEANRLKSDFLANMSHELRTPLNSIIGFSEVLQDIDSLNDKQRRYASNIQKSGRLLLEMINDILDLAKVEAGKLEVKRGEFDLKRVVAAQCDMIGSLSEEKNISVIQQIPDDLPTAYQDAGKLGQILNNLLSNAIKFTPEGGIITIGVQNLGDEFRLSVRDTGVGIAEEDHSVIFQKFRQSKQVLDGEGLTREFAGTGLGLSIVRELSKLLGGEVDFESELGRGSTFWVTLPWELRNADIFTASQPHVASNRDNDPQQKSGTGPDGSGASNGTPQTDSGSPPHFPTPTDAL; the protein is encoded by the coding sequence ATGCTCCGATTGCTGCAAAGTTTGATCTCGTCGATGAGCCTGGAGCGCAAGTGCTTGCTCTTCTTCGGTTCGGCCCTGTTGGTCTTGATGTTTGGTGCGTTCGCCGTCGTCCAGGTGTTGGCCCGCGGGTTGGTGCTGAACACGACCAAGCAACGCGCGTTGGACTTCAAGCCGCACGCGCTAGAAACACTGCACGAACAGGCGTTCTGGAACGATCAGGATTTCGCCAGCGAGGCGGCGGAAACGAAACGGACCGCCTTGGACAAGCTGCATAAGCAATTGTTGGGCGACAAGATGCGGTTCCAGATCCTGGGTCTGGATCACTCCGATTCACCCGGCTTCAGCAATTTGCCACCACGGCTTGCACCGGAGTTGCCCGAACTGCTGCGGAAATTGGAAAACTTGGAAGCGGAGTTTCGGCGACGGCTGGCCAACCGTATCGCTTCCAGCGGCGTCGACATCACTCATCCGATCGACCTGGGCGACGACGAAGCGATGGCCCGCATCGGGGCCGGCAGCAACCCGGTCGCCTTGGGCGAAGAAGTCGACAACAACGAATACGTTCTGTACACGCCGATTTGGCCCGATGAAACCTGCGTGTCCTGTCATGCCCCGATCGGACAAAGCAATCAATCGCTCAGCAATGAGGACCCGGTCGCCCGTGCCGCCCAGTATCCGTTTCGGGTCATGAAGGTCACGATGCCCAACAGCGGCACCAACGCATCGACCGAAGGGATCCGTGCGATCATCATCGCGATGGCCATGCTGATCGTCGCCGCAACGTTGTATGTGATGCATGCGATCGTGCGTTATCTGGTTTTGCAACCTCTGTATCATCTGCGTGACGTCAGCGACGCCATCACCCATGGGGACACCAGCCAGCGGGCCTTGATCGACACCGAAGACGAATTCCGCGAATTGGCCGACGCTTTCAACCGGATGCTGCGTCACTTGACCGAAACGCAGTCCCAGATTGAAGACGTCAACCGCGAACTGGACGCGCGTGTCGACCAGTTTGCACAGTTGAACTTGCAACTGTACGAAGCCAACCGGTTGAAGAGTGACTTCTTGGCCAACATGAGTCACGAACTGCGGACGCCGCTGAACAGCATCATCGGGTTTTCCGAGGTCCTGCAAGACATCGATTCGCTGAACGACAAACAGCGGCGATACGCGTCAAACATTCAAAAAAGCGGTCGTTTGTTGCTGGAAATGATCAACGACATCTTGGACTTGGCCAAAGTCGAAGCGGGCAAGCTGGAGGTCAAACGCGGCGAATTCGATTTGAAACGTGTCGTTGCGGCTCAGTGCGACATGATCGGGTCGCTATCGGAGGAAAAGAACATCTCCGTCATTCAACAGATTCCAGACGATTTGCCGACCGCGTACCAGGACGCCGGCAAGCTGGGACAGATCCTGAACAACTTGCTAAGCAACGCCATCAAGTTCACGCCCGAAGGCGGCATCATCACGATCGGCGTTCAGAACTTGGGCGATGAATTTCGATTGTCCGTCCGCGACACGGGTGTCGGCATTGCCGAGGAAGATCATTCGGTGATCTTTCAAAAGTTTCGACAAAGCAAGCAAGTGCTGGACGGCGAAGGCTTGACCCGTGAGTTTGCCGGAACCGGCCTGGGGTTATCAATCGTCCGCGAATTGTCAAAGCTGTTGGGCGGTGAAGTCGACTTTGAAAGTGAACTGGGGCGTGGCAGCACGTTTTGGGTGACCCTGCCGTGGGAACTTCGTAACGCCGACATCTTTACCGCGTCCCAACCACACGTTGCGTCCAACAGGGACAACGATCCGCAACAAAAATCCGGCACCGGCCCCGACGGCTCCGGTGCAAGCAATGGTACGCCGCAAACCGACAGCGGATCACCACCGCATTTCCCCACACCGACCGATGCGCTATGA